The genomic segment ctgctgcagaCAAcagctccctctcccctccgctCGCTTGTGACTCGGGTGGGTTAGGgtgggttagggtgggggggggggggagggggtacacCTCCTCGTCTCCTCGGCCAACAGGAGGTTCTGAGTTGTGGCCCTgtggctcctccctcccccccggttGGGTTGTTTTGTcatcgttaccatggagacctccccccacccccccccacctccgtctcctctcGGGCCCAGTAAGAATAGAGGGGTAGGGGGTGGAGACCCCCTGGACAAAGACTATTGTTGCTTCCCAATaagacttaaaaaaaagaaaaaaacgaaccCCCGCCTTTGctccaccactaccacacactccctcttctctcaatgggtttctctttctccctctcactgtTCCTGCCTTATCCCCCTCTCTTTGTGTCTATCTACCCTCTgtgcttctctgtctctcactttgcgtttctctatatctctctcccctttctctctctctgtttctctgtctatctcactctgcgtttctctatgtctctcccccctctctgtctttgtttttctatgtttctctcccctctgtttatctatgtctctccatctcccatCTCTCGCTGTgattctctatgtctctctcccatctcggTTTCTCTATGACTCTCTACCATCTCTCTCGGCCCGACTCCATACAATTCGTAGTGTGAGAAACATGCCGAGTGTGTTCTCCGTTGGATAAAGCCCCTGTAAAATCTCGCctttgtgagagtgtgcgtaCCTTCAATGACTACTCTAGCTAAGACCTACATGTCAGATTAGcagacacgcatgcaaacacacagaaagccctgcgtgcacgcacacatggtgGAAAGACACAAAAaccgacagaaagacagacggataaacacaaagacaaagataGATTATACACACAGTTGAAAGACACTCAGTCGAGGCCCACAGTAGTAACACACAGCCTGAATATCGCCCATTCACCGCGCACAGAGGCCCCAGCCAAAACCACAGCAGGGCTTTGGTTGCCCGAGTTAACAGTGTCTCCCTGGGGGGCTCAGAGCCCGTGTCGGCCCCCTGACTTCTCTGTAGAGACGGGACAGGACTCCGGTGTCTAACCCAGGCACCCTGCCCTGCTCCCTGGAGAATGGGTCGAGGTGGAGCGGTTTATTAGTCTCGTCACATGACCACCTCACACTTCCCCAAGGATCAGCAGTGATGACAGACCACGTGTGaacagaggggtgggggggagatggggggagagacaccaacagagagagacactaacggagagggagagagaaagtgagacactaacagagagggagagagagagacagtaacagagagggacaggggaagGTAATGCCAGAGAGGCAAGAtgcaagagggagaaagagagggagcaaaaGGAAGATAGTTGGGGAGCAGCTATAGAGAAATTTGTGGGGAAGAGAGAACACAGTTGGAGAAGAGGAAGTGtggaaggaaagagaggaaggtaaggagagagagggtgagaggtaggtaggagagatagagtgagaggtaGGAGAGAAGGTAAGGAGAGTTCGAGTGAGTGGTAGGAGAGAAGATaaggagatagagtgagaggtaGGAGAGAAGGTaaggagatagagtgagaggtaGGAGAGAAGgtaaggagagatagagaggtaggagagaagctaaggagagtgagagggagaagagaaggtAAGGATAGGACACCGAAATTGACTAAAAGAGGAACTATAACTTTCAATAACTtaatcaatatatataaatgttggATTAAAGTATGACATTGCATTTAATTTCCATTCAACAGCTTGTTACACAACAGCAATGAATCACCACAGACTTTGACAAGTGGGCTTTCAatattgtgtttatatatattgagTATGAATAGTTATGTTGATACCTGTGTACAATACATGGGGGCCATTTATGATTGATAGCatgtgtgtcatttacccaaaAAGGTCAAAGCACAGTTCTATCCCTTTTCTTTACCGACAACGCAAATCCAACATTGTGTAATCAAGATACTTTCAAATTTTCATCAGCGTCTTAAAAAAGTTCATGTTATTTACAAATCACTCGGCCAGAATCCTGCAATTCTATTGGCTCCCAGCCGGACCCCCGGGTTCACTTGGCCCGTCCCCCGTCTTGCGTTTCTTACTCCGGCTCCGCCCCTTCTTCCCGTCTCCCTCGCCCTGAATGGCTGGGGTGGGCGGAGCCTTccgtttcttcttcttcaggcaactgagggggttagggttgctgcgcttcctcttcctcttgcgGCCCCGTCCCTCCGCCGGGCCGATCCCCTGCTGCTCCTTCAGGCTGCTGATGCTCTGCTGCTGGGCGGGGGTCACCAGCTCCCCCGCCTGGACCGCCGCCACCCGCCCCTGGGACGCCACCGACGGCTTCTCCAGCACCATGGTGTTCACCACGATGTAGATCAGAGGCACCCCGGGGAGGCGCTTCACCTCCTCTGTCACCCCAAAgtcctgacagacagacagacagacagacagacagacagacagacaggtcagacagacagtcagttagtcagtcagtcagacagagagaccggtcagtcagtcagacagacagacagacagacagacaggtcagtcagtcagtcagacagacagacagagagaccggtcagtcagacagacagacggacagaccagtaagagagacagacagagaaacagagagacagacagagagacagagacagacagagagaccggtCAGACGTTTTCTGCTCCATTAATTATGTCAAATAACGGGAAATACAACACGATTTTACTTGACATGTGTACCAAATGCTGAGTGAAGGGGCTACCTGTGTGGCTACAAAGTAGTGGTGGGGGTTGGTCTCCCCCAGCATGGACAGCAGGCATTCGGAGGCAGGGACAGGGCTCTTGAAGTGGCTGCAGCTGCGTATCTGAAAGCGCTGCAGGATGACCTTAGCGCCGTACAGCTCTTTACCAAGAGTCTCGAGCTCCTTCAACGCACAGCTGGGCCACAGAACAAAGATGGGATGAGAGTGTGTTACATTCAGAAAGGCCTACCTTATTCGACCAGAGGGCGAGTTTCGGTCACAGCTGTTCGGCTCGAGATAGAAAATACAtgatataaattaaaaaaagtacaacacacacacacacatatatatatatatatatacatatatatatatatatatatatatatatatatatatacatacatatatacatatatatatacatacacatatacatatatatctatacacatatacatatatacatatacatatacatatacatatatatatatatatatatatatatcaaatctTGATGAGGGAACCTTCCCGAGAAATTATTAAAgtttctatccatctatctaaaTACCATTTCAAAATACCTACTTTGTGGTGCAGAGCTGAACCTCGCCCATCAGGTATTTGGGGATCTGCTCTTTGATCTGGATCTTGTTCTTCAGAGCAGCCTGGCAGAAGGTCCCATCGATGAGCACCTGGAAGGGCTCCCTGAAGCTGAAGTTGTACTTGTAAAAGCTTATCGTTTTCTTGGCTTGTTTCTGCCGTTTGAGCTTCATGACGACAGCCTGTTACCATCTGACGGTGTTATGGTCCTCTGTTTACCCTGCTTAACCCCAAACATGTATGTCTTCTTATCtggtaataaaaaaaactgtaaatacagatagtcctctcctctctagttGAGCATGGAGCTAACAAGATGCTCGTGGTGCGTCGGTTAAAGGATTCCGATGGAACGTGATATTAGGAGGGACGTTCCGACTCCTTGTCCCCCCATCCGCATTGCGTCCTTTACTAACGTCAGAATATCTTGGAGAAAACGTTAATTAATATATTGACATATCCAATAATATCTCTAGTGGTATATAGTGGTATTCGTTAACATTTCAGGTTCACGGTTCGGGTATTAAATTGTTTAAAACGATGCTTTCCCAGTCGGACCGTACACACAATACCGGACCCCAAGTTGCATTCATGCACAATGGGAAAATTGTTTTTCAATTTAAAGTTTCTGTAGCTaattttaaaggggacatattatgaaaacaacacttctCCCGGAATGTGGGGTGTTTTTTggtgtctctggtgctcccacacgcatacaaactttgaaaaaaagtctgtacatgattttttaaGCGACATATTGTATCTCTGAAAGTACCCCGTCTACAGTTACCTCAAGTCCAagagtgcaatccctttctcctccatgtcgcggttcatgaacttcagagagtcaaggccaaagttcctatcccccaattcttctcaaccatggccgagtctttacttgttgtgaaagtgCCAGAGACATCAGACGCAGTTTTTATGATTCATAACACCAttcgaggcgcacatagcttttggccttgatattagatatatattttgtaaataccaatgcataatataatatcatattatattatatgatattatattatattatataggcctAGATATAGGGCtcccaggagtccgcaaacagcTCATTgatcaatgggcagcagctcatttgcattaaagctacattcaccagaaacagcgcattttgAAGGGACTGAagcagaggggaatagcggtaggcgagatctttttttcctaaaagctatttccagcaaacagcttaaaaaaaatgttttctggaactcttTTACGACGtttaggctacttgttttgaAAACGCCATAATGTCTCCTTTAAGGAATAACGCAGGCTTAAAATATTttcgtttgataaaaaaaaaataagtctaTGACTGGTGTCCTATTCATTCCGGAGTTCCTGTTATTCAGAAAAAAATCCTCATTCTATTCAACCTTGATTTTGCCAGCGATATGCGTCTCCCTAAACCCCCTAAACAAAGCAAGTAAAGCAACTGCCCAGTAAATTGAGAGCAAACAAGATTGCCAGATCTCCATTCCCACACACTTAACAAACATAATTATGGTCATTAATACCAGTAAAACTCGTCGGAATACCATAGACATAACAGCAAAAAGTAAATGTAAACAGCTACCTCTGGTGGCTTGCTCCGGCATACCTGTGGCTGATCAGAGGGAACAGTGCGTCGCGATTACATACAAAGTAAATGCAAAGACACAAATCGATGCAAATTTTCGGGTGATTCTACTTGCGTGACActacacactctacacacacaatTTCGCTTGATTCTTTATCGGGACCGCctatcagcgttcactccctgaagTCCAAATTGAAGCGCCAAATGGAGGCGAAGGTAATTGCTGCCGTTtaggactcccggagctctataatATAATGTTATAGATAATATCAAAGTACGATTAGCCTATCAGAGTGTGGCAGAAAATCTTCTTAAGGTCTGAATGTCTTTAGATCTTTAACACGTATAAAATGTTACTTGTTTTagtattgttacgtattttaagaacataagctgcctccacatagcctctaggaagcagattcaaacacacaagctgcattaccctcacatagccactaggaagcaggatcgaacacttaagctgcaataactactttagccacagaaggcagcacctcagacaaGTGAGGAAGACGAGGctattacgtcacaccggctccgccCACTGCCCAAAGGCCGCGTGGATTTGAACAAAACAGACTagagataggtttttgatatgtgtgaggtgtaaaaaagaacagaattctacactaaaaaaaaaacatgtgactgcaattcaaaaataacgtttatttttttataaattgtggcaggatatttgacataacaaataattgtacattgccacttaaaaataaaacagattttagctgaacaaggaaagaacacttcagactttgaactttgaacaaaaactaatcagtataatactcttaaagttaacacgattgtaaataaatgcaataaaaagaaatatgggttcttatgaacataatacatttaatacatgtattggatatccaacggatatccaacggatatataactgttgctgccgaagaagttcaacgtcactaccgtgcgcaccatagatatgggtgcgtgcattttgcacacgacgccggcatgacacacgatgccggccggcggccaatcacagcagcgctgatatagagcgacaacattgtaacctcgagtgtgatattgcttcaTACAACATCGGacatactagtaaaatgtactgttaataataataattgacaatagattgtgatttgtttgtttatttaatcatataaactaatgaaattgcttccggcagcaaaaatagatccccactgagcggactgttgccaagcaacatataaacaaaacaccatacataaatgcggattgattttgtcagtttggtgaacagtcagagagatgttggatgctcatatctcaacgctatttaatggaaattgtcacaagtttcattacaatttgttttgtgagcaagtatttaattatttttatcatatttataaaaaaaaaaatattttttattatttttattttttcaattgagggtgcaacaattttttttgggggtgcaatgcatgcttatgcacccccgtagaactGGGCCTGAAGCTATCCTGGATTGGAACCCTTTCTTGGAAGAACTCTGCAATAGTATGAGGAATACACTCTTAACTGTAATCGGGGCGTTtagcagaacccaagtgcacagacagaCGACTAGCGCAGGATAGGTACAAGGCTTTATTTAGGGATCGGATCGACAGGCAGAGGGTAGTCGGCAGGCAGAGGTCGGCATCGGGAGGGCAGATAGACGGGCCAGGAATAGGGAACGGGTAAGGAGACAAACCAATAGGGACTCGACGGCAGGCGGGATATTCAGACAGGCAGAACAGATCACAGAACATCTGTGATCGATGACCAGAAAAATGTGCCTATGGTGGTGAAACTATAGTAGCACCAGAAGTAACATGATTGActcaaaaataatatatttgacTTGACTCAGTACTTTTCCGCTGTGCTTAaccaatttaatttaattaattttcaTGATTAAAGATTTGTGATATAATATGCCACAATTGTTTTTGGGAGAGGCTTGCAAAGGGCTCGAGGTCAGACTGATCTGCAGAGAGAAGCAGAAGCTTACATTGATGTCACTTGAGGCTGCTCtgtaaaattacaaaaataaaagttCTGAAAAAAGTTTCTTAAGAAAATACATTACTTTTAAGGACACTCAATTGAGAATACTATAATATATGATCATAGTAGGATAGTGGACTTTCTGTTCCAAATGGACGGGCATGGTCGACTCTACAACATACATAGGCCATAACAAGTATAAGACCTAGTCAATTATAACCTTTAATAAAATTAGGGACGCAACGATACCAGTTTCGGAGCCGATAATGTGCTCATTTATCCGTACTCGTAAAACCTCTCCGATACAACTCGATACCACTTTACGCAGCGTGACGCGACATAATGATGAAGAGCCAGTAAACCCATacaattttattattttctcgcGTAttttgtgtggacgtgtgtaAGGCTCTGCCTGGGCAGCTGTTGACTGCAGCGTCCGAGGAAAAGTTGTGCTTTCCGGGAACGTaacgccacggtgtgtgtggaggttgaAGCTCCGTCTGAGCAGTGATTAATTTAATACCCGCATCAAAGAGTTAGGCTTCCCCTACACATAGTATAACGCTACAGTGGGTGGCTGGTTAAGCGTCGTCTGAGCGGTAATTCATTTACTACCCGCGTCCGAGAGTTAGGCTTTCCGGACACATAAAATATCGCTATGTTGTGTTGCACATTTAATTTACAACCTTGCTTATTATAATGCTCACACACAACAACGGTCCAAAACAGTAACATAAAGTTGGCGTGGGAACTCCTAGAATTCTCGgcccaaaacacatttttcaaaTCACAGTGTTCGGATTTCCTCTTAAATAGTGGGTTCAGTGGTTCTTTAAACTGTAATGCTATTATTAAGTAATAATATCAGTACTTGGTATCAGCAAGTACCCAAACATAAATACTTGTACTTGGTTTGACAAAAAGTGGAATCGGTGCATCCCTTAAGTATTTTTGCAATAACATATGGACCGATACAGGCACTATAATTAGCTAACCTCTTTCGGAACAACAAATGGACACTTGGGAGGCGATCATTTCCCATCACTCTCAATTTCTGCCAGCCTCTTCTCCCGCAGGTACTCCTCCAGACAGTAGACGGCGACCGAATCCGATTCCACGTCAAACTTGTTCGCAAACAGGTGATGATGGCTCAGGATCCAAGGCAGGTCTGCgacattaaacacacatacCTCCCGCACAAAGTGGCCGTGACACTTGGACCTGCCAGTCCACAGCACCAGCCGTGCAATCGAATCTGCTTGATACACGTGAGAAGTGGCCGATATGGAACCTGGAACTCCGGGCATTTGTTGGGTGGTGGCCCAGAGGATCTCGTCTGGGCTATAGGTGTCTTTACACCACTCCATCAGCTCATGGATGCGGCTGTCTGTCAGCACACTGTTGATGTAGCCCCGGCAGGCGACAATGTAGGCGCTGCCCTTCAACACAGAAAGATCTAAGGGCGCCGGTCCCCTGGCCTTCCCCGTTGACTGAAAGGAGGGGTAGGTagtagagaaagaaaaagatagTTAGCTAGAAATAGTCCATTGAGGCCATCTCATGATGTGCAACaagaatataattttttttccagCCTTCTCTATTTAAGTTTGAAGTCATCGCGTAACACATTCCCTGTATTGTACAGACCATTGAGCTGTGTTATCACAAACGGatgctgctacacacacaccatataaaGCTTATTATTGTTAgttacattcattcatttcaataTCTTCACCTGTATATGTCCGTTCACCGGGGCCCAAGTGGTTTCCACCCTCCATGTCTGATTCTTGGAAATGGGTTTAAATTGTATGCTGTTTTCCCCTTCCAGAGCCTTCAGGTCCCGCACCATCTCTAGGTTGGTCTTCATGGGGAAGTCCTGCCCACAGAGGTTGATGAAATACTTCCACTCCGTGCTGACGTGCAGCAGATCCGACATGCAGTTGAGGTCCGCCTGCACCCGCATCCAGCTGGCGTAGACCACTTTCACGGGTTGACTGACCATGAACACGTTGGGGAAACAGGAAGCGATGTTGGCGATGGCGGCTGCTACGGTAGTGTTGGCTTTTGTGTCGACATGGACGCAGTACACGTTCTGGGGCGCGTATATGGCTCGCAAGAGCCGCTCAAAGTTCTCGACCTGGAGACACATGGGACGAGGTCATGGATTTGGTTAGACTCAGGATGAACATAACAGTTTATAATAGTGTTACACACCATGTGTCTAACGATCTTAATATAAGGAAGAAAGTAGATTATAGTAATAGAGTAGAAGAGATGAAAAGTTAAGAGGTAAACATTTCTAAAGATAAATACTGAACATATATTATGTACACCATATCAACGTTTTCTCTATGCATGTTGTGAATGTTATGTTGTCTTCAGCCAGACAGGGAAAAATAGAATCCAGGTAGAAGAGTAGAGACCTTATGGTGGGCGACGATAGAGTATGCCAGGGGGAAGTCCATTTCTTCATGGAAAGCGAGAGTGGCGTAACCTCTCGTTAACCTAAAGTCTCTGTTGAATTAATTGCCACTCAATTAATTATCAATTAAAATGATAAATCAACACGTCCAACAGTGCAACTTTTCTAATAAGTCAAGGATTGGATAAACGTATTTGGTCGATAAGATGACAGAATTTATGAATTCAGGAAGTGAAGATGTTCCCAGATTTGCAACGCACTTGTCGTGGTACTTTTGGACACAACAAGAATACTGAGGAGGATTATCACATCAGAAACATTGATTTTAATATATCTGCTATTGAAGCTCAATAGATTATCGGGGGTTTTATCGATTCGGCCTTTGAGTACAGTCTCTTTAAAGAGATAAAACTGGAAGTTGGGAAGGCTTTACAATTCTTAATTTATCTTAGTGAAATGGGGAACATAGGAACTAATACGAGATAGTTTATGAGTTGGGCTTTGAGAGTtttcaaataatgttttttgttgCCTTCATATTTTTTACTAACCCATGCCGTACCGATGTCTATGGTGGAGACTAACGTTTTTATTGGACTATTATGTGTAACCTGTTTCACATTGTGTGGCACAATCCAAAAATATTTGGTAGTTGTGCCTCCTAAAATGATATCCACACGGATATTTACTGATCTACAAATGCAAATTATTTACTTGTGACTCTTAAAATTGTTACATACATGGATATTACACGATCCACAAATACATCATGTCCGCCTGTTTTTGTATAATAAATTCAAAGTCACTTTTACATATTTGTGGATCATGCCTAGGCCAAATGAATATGCGTAACCCACAGAAGACGATCACCTTGCAGTCCACAATACTTCCTACAATTTACAATCAAGATCCATAAATAAAAAAGTTGTAACTTGTGTTTTCTAAAATTATATCCACTCTTACTTTCAGAACAGATTACGACCATCACTCCAGCTCCTTCCAAGCAATTTGCTTTCCTCACTGGGGATTCcctcaaaatatatttttttgggaCTTTTGGACTTTGCAGACTTCCTACCTTTCTCCTAATGTTTACACTTTCATTTTGGCTGTTTCATCATAATAAAGCCAACTGTGTTCTCATAAGGGTCATATTTTCGACTGCATAGAAGTTGAATATTCAGCCATATTACAGCAATTCATGTATTTCCAAATTGTTCTCCCTAATCCAGCTTGTGTGCTGAAAATCGTTTAGAAGTACATAGGAATCCTTTTAGATACATATAATTTATTCCGGAACCATTAATATTCTATCCGACATAACGCTTGTTTGATTGTGTATTTGTAAAACTGAACTACGACAGTGTCTTTGAAATAGCAAGGGATACATGGCTGTCTACTTTTGCACTTATCGCCCTCTATAGGTGGATGCTATGTACGCGGCCAGATACTCCTATAATGTCTCGCTCCGGCttgtaggacatggacatccaacgtccaagtgctGTCACGTGACGACAAGATGGGCTGAGACTCCTtagctgtgtcccaattcaggGGGGCTGTACTAATAGTAAATTCTCCTAACCTATATGCCTCCTTTACTTAATTTTTGTTGAAACTTCatgtgcttcctttcgaacatgAATTAGACTCCACTTTTTCTAACCGACTTCATTGCGCGACGGGGAGTACGgtggaactacagttttccgaagTTGGTCTACGACAAGCGCTCTTTTGATCCATGCGTTCTTGTCGTATTGATTTCATCAGGTTGTCgccagggctggactgggaccaaAAAATGGCCCTGGCATTTTTGGCCATGGCAGCCCACTATGATTATTTATTCGACACACGGAGGCACACAACATACCAGAGGATATATCCGCATATTGTGctgtttcaacaattaaaataaagcgCAGTAGCCTACATGGAAGAGAGTAACCATGTTAAAAAATTGATACGCTCTTTCACTATACTTGCAGAGACTTTTGCAGCTAGGTCAAATCCCCTCTGAAATTACTAATGCTTATAATATGTACAGTTTGAACCGTCTCACAATCAGCAAAAAAAGcaagaatacaaaatatatgtattattttattaaggcctacactaactaaaacacaacaaattatAACACAGTAAGTCAAAGTGGCACCctaaagaatgagagagagagagagagagagagagagagagagagagagagagagagagagagagagagagagagagagagagagagagagagagagagagagagagagagagagagagagagagagagagagagagagagagagattctccgTGCCTCCTTTACGTTTCTTCTCCATTTTCCTGTCAGTTAGTGGCGTGACTGATTGACAGCCGAGGCCCAAGGGGCGGGACCTCggccctctgctgtgtgtgtgatagggccagggccagcccaGAACCAATCATAATGAGTTATGGCCTGGGCCAAAGTTTTATTGAACTTTCAGGTTAAGTTGACAGCCTGCACGACCGAGAGGGAAGGAACGGACCTCGGTCGTAAACCTCAAGTAAACCTCGTCGGCCCAAAAAGGCCTGCCAGACTACCCGGTACGCCCGATGGCCAGTACAGCCCTGAGCACCACCACTTCCTGAGATGTGGTTTGCAAACAGTTGTTggtgcttcgttttatgtgtagggaccctagtcatgctaaTGCAGAAGTTTTGTGCTATTTTTCTTAGCAATAGGTGgttcaaaaatgcagatttggaaGCGAAACACAATGCCccaagccaataacatggacgctagggttgccgcggtattcggtattaccggtgttaccggtgttgaggccaacaccgattactcggtgttgcacatcggcaagtttttttttttttttttttcactaataaaaaacaaattcagtaaaaatgaataatataattataattaagaaaattcaaatgtgtagaataggccacagttctgctctgtgcaggagaattgtcgcgccgagaattgacgtgcttccttacaagaccggtaaccatagcaacgccggtaaacaaaccccgcaaagcccaatccctacgtgagctccccgcgctacggcaatccggaggcgcacagagcttttggccgtgatattgtgatatataaaattatattatactattatatatagaacgttataagacccCGAGAATTAGCGctctgccagccgctgtcactgagtgtgagaggagagttgacggagaagatggcggttgacctatagtttcaagtTAATACtgtttataccggtaataccggtgttg from the Gadus morhua chromosome 22, gadMor3.0, whole genome shotgun sequence genome contains:
- the utp23 gene encoding rRNA-processing protein UTP23 homolog is translated as MKLKRQKQAKKTISFYKYNFSFREPFQVLIDGTFCQAALKNKIQIKEQIPKYLMGEVQLCTTNCALKELETLGKELYGAKVILQRFQIRSCSHFKSPVPASECLLSMLGETNPHHYFVATQDFGVTEEVKRLPGVPLIYIVVNTMVLEKPSVASQGRVAAVQAGELVTPAQQQSISSLKEQQGIGPAEGRGRKRKRKRSNPNPLSCLKKKKRKAPPTPAIQGEGDGKKGRSRSKKRKTGDGPSEPGGPAGSQ
- the LOC115536263 gene encoding beta-1,3-galactosyl-O-glycosyl-glycoprotein beta-1,6-N-acetylglucosaminyltransferase-like; its protein translation is MGFGMTRLIKVNSRKLLRVIIRVALVIAFWRVFFIKKPDKWLKKPDKEQLEASSASWEGKGGLNCTAVVLGDPDSQKTAQWLAQNRDYRRKVKLTDEYYIKATHDCRDFRLTRGYATLAFHEEMDFPLAYSIVAHHKVENFERLLRAIYAPQNVYCVHVDTKANTTVAAAIANIASCFPNVFMVSQPVKVVYASWMRVQADLNCMSDLLHVSTEWKYFINLCGQDFPMKTNLEMVRDLKALEGENSIQFKPISKNQTWRVETTWAPVNGHIQSTGKARGPAPLDLSVLKGSAYIVACRGYINSVLTDSRIHELMEWCKDTYSPDEILWATTQQMPGVPGSISATSHVYQADSIARLVLWTGRSKCHGHFVREVCVFNVADLPWILSHHHLFANKFDVESDSVAVYCLEEYLREKRLAEIESDGK